In a single window of the Halomicroarcula saliterrae genome:
- a CDS encoding DUF5797 family protein — MTLSEEAQERLADIVANQPTKNGQLQELWGMDSGSEVHQYLESELKEYYYRNENSLICATPEATALIDGEDSDRVQTMTVSPLQGTIIEVLAGPGEESQSVVATLQAVRAAGEDPEVDDVRSALRSLADMGIVETVQKTVPTFRLAVPREDIDVEVRDE; from the coding sequence ATGACCCTCTCGGAGGAGGCCCAGGAGCGACTCGCCGACATCGTCGCGAACCAGCCGACGAAAAACGGTCAGCTACAGGAGCTGTGGGGAATGGACAGCGGGAGCGAGGTGCACCAGTACCTCGAATCGGAGCTCAAGGAGTACTACTACCGCAACGAGAACAGCCTCATCTGTGCCACGCCCGAGGCGACGGCGCTGATAGACGGCGAGGACTCCGACCGGGTGCAGACGATGACCGTCTCGCCGCTGCAGGGGACTATCATCGAGGTGCTCGCCGGCCCCGGCGAGGAGTCCCAGAGCGTCGTCGCGACCCTGCAAGCCGTACGGGCGGCCGGGGAGGATCCAGAGGTCGACGACGTGCGGTCGGCGCTGCGGAGCCTCGCGGACATGGGTATCGTCGAGACGGTCCAGAAGACGGTGCCGACGTTCCGGCTGGCCGTCCCGCGCGAGGACATCGACGTCGAGGTCCGCGACGAGTAG
- a CDS encoding ABC transporter ATP-binding protein gives MKTASVQTTVPPLALRDVTRRYDSGGGGEVTALANVDFAVASGEVVAVVGPSGSGKSTMLNILGLLDEPTSGSVELRGEPTVGLSEAERTDARRESLGFVFQDFHLLPTLSAVENVRLPTAFLPEDATERARSLLELVGLGDRLDHTPDELSGGQKQRVAIARALINEPDVLLADEPTGNLDRDTGTAILEEVRRIADEAGVGVVAVTHDDLVTEYADRTVELVDGVLRDV, from the coding sequence ATGAAGACGGCGTCCGTCCAGACGACGGTCCCGCCGCTGGCGTTGCGGGACGTGACCAGGCGCTACGACAGCGGCGGCGGTGGCGAGGTCACCGCGCTCGCGAACGTCGACTTCGCCGTCGCGAGCGGAGAGGTCGTCGCCGTCGTCGGGCCGAGCGGCAGCGGCAAGTCCACGATGCTCAACATCCTCGGGCTGCTGGACGAGCCCACCAGCGGCAGCGTCGAGCTCCGCGGGGAGCCGACCGTCGGCCTGAGCGAGGCCGAGCGGACCGACGCCCGCCGGGAGTCACTCGGCTTCGTCTTCCAGGACTTTCACCTCCTGCCGACGCTGTCGGCCGTCGAGAACGTGCGGCTCCCGACGGCGTTTCTCCCCGAAGACGCGACCGAGCGCGCCCGGAGCTTGCTGGAGCTCGTGGGGCTGGGCGACCGGCTCGACCACACGCCCGACGAGCTCTCCGGCGGGCAGAAACAGCGCGTCGCCATCGCGCGAGCCCTGATAAACGAGCCCGACGTGTTGCTGGCCGACGAGCCGACCGGGAACCTCGACCGCGACACCGGGACCGCTATCCTGGAGGAGGTGCGCCGCATCGCCGACGAGGCCGGCGTCGGCGTCGTCGCCGTGACCCACGACGACCTCGTCACGGAGTACGCCGACCGGACCGTAGAGCTCGTCGACGGGGTGTTGCGGGATGTCTGA
- a CDS encoding bis(5'-nucleosyl)-tetraphosphatase, translated as MIEATSAGAILFRDTRGRREYLLLKSRPGDWEFPKGGVEGEEELQQTAIREVKEEAGIGDFRLLDGFREDYDYVFEANGNTIHKTVHLFVAKSFEASAELSTEHRDLQWRDYEQAINTVTQDGPREILEQAHEFLDDRQDEDETEE; from the coding sequence ATGATAGAGGCCACGAGCGCGGGAGCCATCCTCTTTCGCGATACGCGTGGCCGGCGGGAGTACCTCCTGCTCAAGAGCCGACCCGGGGACTGGGAGTTCCCCAAGGGCGGCGTCGAGGGCGAGGAAGAGCTCCAGCAGACCGCCATACGCGAAGTGAAAGAGGAGGCCGGAATCGGTGATTTCCGGCTCTTGGACGGTTTCCGCGAAGATTACGACTACGTGTTCGAGGCGAACGGTAACACCATCCACAAGACGGTGCACCTGTTCGTCGCGAAGTCCTTCGAGGCGTCGGCAGAGCTGTCGACCGAGCACCGCGACCTGCAGTGGCGCGACTACGAGCAGGCGATAAACACCGTCACACAGGACGGCCCGCGCGAGATACTGGAACAGGCCCACGAGTTCCTGGACGACCGCCAAGACGAGGACGAGACCGAGGAGTGA
- a CDS encoding Mut7-C RNAse domain-containing protein yields the protein MADRERDPLVLDAMLGKLTTYLRMCGYDTAYALERDAEGDDVLLALAETEGRRVVTRDEGLARRAPDAVLLTERDVADQLRELSAAGFALELSAEPVHCGTCNAPVESVDRTEPTPEYAPDPGETDIWRCRDCGQHFWRGSHWDDVADTLAEL from the coding sequence ATGGCTGACCGCGAGCGCGACCCGCTGGTGCTCGACGCGATGCTCGGGAAGCTCACCACGTACCTCCGGATGTGTGGCTACGACACCGCCTACGCGCTGGAGCGCGACGCCGAGGGCGACGACGTCCTGCTCGCGCTGGCCGAGACCGAGGGCCGCCGGGTGGTGACCCGCGACGAGGGGCTGGCCCGCCGAGCGCCCGACGCCGTCTTGCTCACCGAACGCGACGTGGCCGACCAGCTGCGCGAGCTGTCGGCGGCCGGCTTCGCGCTCGAACTGTCGGCGGAGCCGGTCCACTGTGGCACCTGCAACGCGCCCGTCGAGTCCGTCGACCGGACCGAACCGACCCCGGAGTACGCCCCCGACCCGGGCGAGACCGACATCTGGCGCTGTCGGGACTGCGGCCAGCACTTCTGGCGGGGGAGCCACTGGGACGACGTGGCCGACACGCTCGCGGAGCTGTAG
- a CDS encoding amidohydrolase, whose amino-acid sequence MDDRRERLVALRRDLHSHPEPAWCEYWTTSRIVDELDRIGVENRLVGPELLAGEARMAVPAEATLAEWRERARGAGAREDVLDQCAGGCTGVLATVERGDGPTVALRVDIDALPITEAETADHAPADGGFRSGNEGYMHACGHDAHAAIGVGVLEAVVESDFSGTFKLLFQPAEEVIGGGRAVAESGVLDDVDQLLAVHVGLDHPTGEVVAGVGGFLAVRQFEATFRGKSAHAGGHPAAGRDAVQALAAAVQNLHAIRRHEDGATRVNAGVVSGGTATNIVPERATIEGEVRGETTALMEYMSERADSVVEHAAGMHGCEASVETLAQAPSAESDPELADVVYEVAGDTPGVDSRLRSAPLGGSEDATYLMDRVQKHGGRASYVGIGTDHPGGHHTPTFDVDERSLAIGVDVLSGAIDRLW is encoded by the coding sequence ATGGACGACCGACGCGAACGGCTGGTGGCGCTGCGCAGGGACCTCCACAGTCACCCCGAGCCAGCGTGGTGTGAGTACTGGACGACCAGTCGCATCGTCGACGAACTGGACCGCATCGGCGTCGAGAACCGTCTGGTCGGCCCCGAGTTGCTCGCCGGCGAGGCCCGGATGGCGGTGCCCGCCGAGGCGACACTGGCCGAGTGGCGCGAGCGCGCTCGCGGGGCGGGCGCACGCGAGGACGTGCTCGACCAGTGTGCGGGCGGCTGCACCGGCGTGCTGGCGACCGTCGAACGGGGCGACGGACCGACGGTCGCGCTCCGGGTCGACATCGACGCGCTCCCGATAACCGAAGCCGAGACGGCCGACCACGCCCCCGCCGACGGCGGCTTTCGCTCCGGCAACGAGGGCTACATGCACGCCTGCGGCCACGACGCCCACGCTGCCATCGGCGTCGGCGTCCTCGAAGCCGTCGTCGAGAGCGACTTTTCCGGGACGTTCAAACTCCTCTTCCAGCCCGCCGAGGAGGTCATCGGCGGCGGGCGCGCGGTCGCCGAGAGCGGCGTGCTGGACGACGTCGACCAGCTGCTGGCCGTCCACGTCGGCCTCGACCACCCGACCGGCGAGGTCGTCGCGGGCGTCGGCGGTTTCCTGGCGGTCCGGCAGTTCGAGGCGACGTTCCGGGGTAAGTCAGCCCACGCCGGCGGCCACCCGGCGGCCGGCCGGGACGCCGTCCAGGCGCTGGCGGCCGCCGTGCAGAACCTCCACGCCATCCGCCGGCACGAGGACGGGGCCACCCGCGTCAACGCCGGCGTCGTCTCCGGCGGGACCGCGACGAACATCGTCCCCGAGCGCGCGACCATCGAGGGTGAGGTGCGGGGCGAGACGACCGCGCTGATGGAGTACATGAGCGAGCGAGCTGATTCGGTAGTCGAGCACGCTGCGGGGATGCACGGCTGTGAGGCCAGCGTCGAGACCCTCGCACAGGCCCCGAGTGCCGAGAGCGACCCCGAACTCGCGGACGTGGTGTACGAGGTCGCTGGCGACACGCCCGGGGTCGATAGCCGCTTGCGGAGCGCGCCGCTGGGGGGCAGCGAGGACGCGACGTATCTGATGGACCGCGTCCAGAAGCACGGTGGCCGGGCGAGCTACGTCGGCATCGGCACCGACCACCCCGGCGGTCACCACACGCCCACCTTCGACGTGGACGAGCGGTCACTCGCAATCGGTGTGGACGTGCTCTCGGGCGCTATCGACCGGCTGTGGTGA
- the katG gene encoding catalase/peroxidase HPI translates to MTGSNQDWWPNQLNVEILDRNERRVDPMDEEFDYAEAFESLDLDAVKSDIEEVMTTSQDWWPADYGHYGPLFIRMAWHSAGTYRTGDGRGGASGGRQRLAPLNSWPDNANLDKARRLLWPVKQKYGRNLSWADLIILAGNVAIESMGAETFGFAGGREDAFEPDPAVDWGPEDEMEASERFEDGELQEGLGATVMGLIYVNPEGPDGQPDPEASAENIRESFGRMAMNDEETVALIAGGHTFGKVHGADSSDELGPEPEAAPIEQQGLGWESDYGSGKGSDTITSGIEGPWTDAPVQWDMGYLDNLLDYEWEPEKGPGGAWQWRPTDEALEDTVPDAHDPSETRTPMMLTTDIALKRDPDYRAVVERFQDNPMAFGIAFAKAWYKLTHRDMGPPSRFLGPEVPDEEMLWQDPLPDADYDRIGDAEVSELKEALLDSELSVSELVKTAWAAASTYRDSDKRGGANGARVRLEPQRSWEVNEPEQLATVLETLSEIQAEFNGSQSDGTRVSLADLIVLGGNAAVERAAADAGYDVTVPFEPGRVDASQEDTDIESFEALKPNADGFRNYLADGVERPPEELLVDRAELLNLTASEMTVLVGGMRALDANYQQSDLGVFTDRPETLTNDFFVNLLDMDTEWEPAANADNVYEGRDRETGDVRWKGTRVDLVFGSNSRLRAIAEVYGADDAEEKFVRDFVDAWGKVMALDRFDLE, encoded by the coding sequence ATGACTGGGTCAAATCAAGATTGGTGGCCGAATCAACTGAACGTGGAGATTCTCGACCGGAACGAGCGCCGGGTCGACCCGATGGACGAGGAGTTCGACTACGCCGAGGCGTTCGAGTCACTCGACCTCGACGCCGTGAAGTCGGACATCGAAGAGGTGATGACGACCTCGCAGGACTGGTGGCCGGCCGACTACGGCCACTACGGGCCGCTGTTCATCCGGATGGCCTGGCACAGCGCGGGGACGTACCGAACCGGCGACGGCCGCGGGGGAGCCTCCGGCGGGAGACAGCGCCTCGCGCCGCTGAACAGCTGGCCCGACAACGCCAACCTCGACAAGGCGCGCCGACTGCTCTGGCCGGTCAAGCAGAAGTACGGCCGCAATCTCTCGTGGGCCGACCTGATAATACTGGCCGGCAACGTCGCCATCGAGTCGATGGGAGCCGAGACTTTCGGCTTCGCCGGCGGGCGCGAGGACGCCTTCGAGCCCGACCCGGCCGTCGACTGGGGGCCCGAAGACGAGATGGAAGCGTCCGAACGCTTCGAGGACGGCGAACTCCAGGAGGGACTGGGCGCCACGGTGATGGGACTCATCTACGTCAATCCGGAGGGGCCGGACGGGCAACCGGACCCGGAAGCGTCGGCGGAGAACATCCGGGAGTCCTTCGGCCGTATGGCGATGAACGACGAGGAGACGGTCGCGCTCATCGCCGGCGGCCACACGTTCGGGAAGGTCCACGGCGCCGACTCCAGTGACGAACTCGGCCCCGAGCCCGAAGCGGCCCCTATCGAGCAGCAGGGGCTCGGCTGGGAGAGCGACTACGGCTCCGGCAAGGGCTCCGATACCATAACCAGCGGTATCGAGGGGCCGTGGACTGACGCGCCGGTGCAGTGGGACATGGGGTATCTCGACAACCTGCTCGACTACGAGTGGGAGCCCGAGAAAGGCCCCGGCGGCGCGTGGCAGTGGCGGCCGACGGACGAGGCGCTGGAGGACACGGTGCCGGACGCCCACGACCCCTCGGAGACGCGGACGCCGATGATGCTCACGACGGATATCGCCCTGAAGCGGGACCCCGACTACCGGGCCGTCGTCGAGCGGTTCCAGGACAACCCGATGGCGTTCGGCATCGCGTTCGCGAAGGCCTGGTACAAGCTGACCCACCGCGACATGGGGCCGCCCTCGCGCTTCCTCGGCCCGGAGGTGCCCGACGAGGAGATGCTGTGGCAGGACCCGCTCCCCGACGCCGACTACGACCGAATCGGGGACGCCGAGGTCTCGGAGCTCAAAGAGGCGCTTCTCGATTCGGAACTGTCCGTCTCCGAACTGGTCAAGACCGCGTGGGCGGCGGCGTCGACGTACCGGGACAGCGACAAACGCGGCGGGGCGAACGGCGCCCGCGTTCGCCTCGAACCGCAGCGAAGCTGGGAGGTGAACGAGCCCGAGCAGCTGGCGACGGTGCTGGAGACGCTGTCGGAGATTCAGGCGGAGTTCAACGGCTCACAGTCCGACGGGACGAGGGTCTCGCTCGCCGACCTGATAGTTCTGGGCGGCAACGCGGCCGTCGAGCGGGCGGCGGCGGACGCCGGCTACGACGTGACCGTCCCGTTCGAGCCGGGGCGGGTCGACGCCTCGCAGGAGGACACCGATATCGAGTCCTTCGAGGCCCTCAAGCCGAACGCCGACGGGTTCCGGAACTACCTCGCGGACGGGGTCGAACGCCCGCCGGAGGAGCTGCTCGTGGACAGGGCGGAGCTGCTGAATCTGACGGCGTCCGAGATGACGGTGCTGGTCGGCGGCATGCGCGCGCTGGACGCGAACTACCAGCAGTCCGACCTCGGCGTCTTCACCGACCGGCCGGAGACGCTGACCAACGATTTCTTCGTGAACCTGCTCGATATGGACACGGAGTGGGAACCGGCGGCGAACGCCGACAACGTCTACGAGGGTCGCGACCGCGAGACGGGCGATGTCAGGTGGAAAGGGACCCGCGTGGACCTCGTCTTCGGCTCGAACTCCCGGCTCCGAGCCATCGCGGAAGTGTACGGCGCCGACGACGCCGAGGAGAAGTTCGTGCGCGATTTCGTGGACGCCTGGGGCAAAGTGATGGCGCTCGACCGCTTCGACCTGGAGTGA
- a CDS encoding ABC transporter permease, whose translation MSEGRRFPALSLATRNLSRQRLRAGLAALGIVIGVFAVVTLGLLGNALSAAATEELGGLGDQVIVSPAEESGRDSLDSRDVAAVQRAADGRGTVVPLQSTGGTVRGTGGQSVAQIYGTDNPQALFGNGTGAVPASHRQGALVGAGLADDLDLRTGSTLTVEGNDYRVVGVLPPVDSISPLQPDSAVILPPSEFATDGVSQVVVRANSPDDARAVASGVRERLNSRQQRVSVFSLTSVLDRIAEFFELLNGFLLAIAGVSLVVAGVSIFNVMLMTVAERRGEIGVLRAVGIHRKQVLRTLLVEATLLGVVGGAVGAGLGVLAVVVAATQTELPLWAVLQPGNVFVPLGAFAFGVFIALVGGLYPAYKAAWEPPVEALRG comes from the coding sequence ATGTCTGAGGGGCGTCGGTTCCCGGCGCTGTCGCTCGCGACCCGGAACCTCTCGCGCCAGCGACTCCGGGCGGGGCTCGCGGCGCTGGGTATCGTCATCGGCGTCTTCGCCGTCGTGACGCTGGGGCTGCTGGGCAACGCCCTCTCGGCGGCCGCGACGGAGGAACTGGGCGGACTCGGCGACCAGGTCATCGTCAGCCCCGCCGAGGAGAGCGGGCGCGACTCGCTGGACAGCCGCGACGTGGCGGCCGTCCAGCGGGCCGCCGACGGCCGCGGGACGGTGGTCCCGCTGCAGTCCACCGGCGGGACCGTCCGCGGAACCGGCGGCCAGTCGGTCGCCCAGATATACGGCACCGACAACCCGCAGGCGCTCTTTGGCAACGGGACCGGTGCCGTCCCCGCCTCGCACCGCCAGGGCGCGCTCGTCGGTGCTGGGCTGGCCGACGACCTCGACTTGCGAACCGGTAGCACACTCACCGTCGAGGGGAACGACTACCGCGTCGTCGGCGTGTTGCCGCCCGTCGACTCTATCTCGCCGCTCCAGCCCGACTCGGCGGTCATCCTGCCCCCCAGCGAGTTCGCCACTGACGGCGTCTCGCAGGTGGTCGTGCGTGCGAACTCCCCCGATGACGCCCGCGCGGTCGCGAGCGGCGTCCGCGAGCGGCTCAACAGCCGCCAGCAACGGGTCAGCGTCTTCTCGCTGACGAGCGTCCTCGACCGGATCGCGGAGTTCTTCGAGCTGCTGAACGGGTTCCTGCTCGCTATCGCCGGCGTCTCGCTGGTCGTCGCCGGCGTCAGCATCTTCAACGTGATGTTGATGACCGTCGCCGAACGGCGCGGGGAAATCGGTGTGCTCCGGGCGGTGGGCATCCACCGCAAGCAGGTGTTGCGGACGCTGCTCGTCGAAGCGACGCTGCTGGGGGTCGTCGGCGGCGCGGTCGGGGCGGGTCTCGGCGTCCTCGCGGTCGTCGTCGCGGCGACACAGACCGAGCTCCCGCTGTGGGCCGTGCTACAGCCCGGGAACGTCTTCGTGCCCCTCGGTGCCTTCGCCTTCGGCGTGTTCATCGCGCTGGTCGGCGGGCTCTACCCGGCCTACAAGGCCGCCTGGGAGCCGCCAGTCGAAGCGCTTCGCGGGTGA
- a CDS encoding uS10/mL48 family ribosomal protein — MPFVTTLTLTSGDRHRLDNVVADIKARAERKGVELKGPHPKPPEELRVPQSKTLGPDGDRFDPWNYTVYTRTIEIVGYETFAREVTAEAFPAGVHVEAGVEQRTQFGSGS; from the coding sequence ATGCCGTTCGTCACGACTCTGACTCTCACCAGTGGGGACCGACACCGCCTCGACAACGTCGTGGCGGATATCAAGGCCCGCGCCGAGCGCAAGGGCGTCGAGCTGAAAGGGCCACACCCGAAACCACCCGAGGAGCTCCGCGTCCCGCAGTCGAAGACGCTGGGGCCCGACGGGGACCGCTTCGACCCGTGGAACTACACCGTCTACACGCGCACCATCGAGATCGTCGGCTACGAGACGTTCGCCCGCGAGGTGACCGCCGAGGCGTTTCCGGCGGGCGTCCACGTCGAGGCCGGCGTCGAACAGCGGACCCAGTTCGGCAGCGGCTCGTAG
- a CDS encoding DUF5787 family protein: protein MRTDSEFAFELRVCQWAEREWSPAREDSAVVVARQLGTKYRRWDTVVLECDPEGLATRGAFGPDAFDSDQLHVLRHAPADWTFYRDALPDPGYPWRYVRESVHELADRDALDTRKRGRRIEIRRKRAYPDWVRRVVAIENKPDLTANAARDLAGQLERDVALGLADEVWVATEATNERVEPILLADFPAAAGVLTVDPAAGTAETVWEPRTLPVDGPGTRILDRPEDAHSAARFEYADPDWKAEKRRAIAERAYARGWRSYADTMRPDCRHFELRADGTGVSPYCVAKARTPTQSECRGSCGSFEPEPPVWRTKGWPIEGGPGAATKRLLARRRRERRPGLE from the coding sequence GTGCGCACCGACTCCGAGTTCGCCTTCGAACTGCGGGTCTGCCAGTGGGCCGAGCGCGAGTGGTCGCCCGCGCGCGAGGACTCGGCAGTGGTCGTCGCCCGCCAGCTCGGGACGAAGTACCGCCGCTGGGACACGGTGGTGCTGGAGTGTGACCCGGAGGGGCTGGCCACGCGTGGCGCGTTCGGCCCCGACGCCTTCGACTCGGACCAGCTCCACGTCCTCCGGCACGCGCCCGCGGACTGGACCTTCTATCGAGACGCGCTCCCCGACCCCGGCTACCCGTGGCGCTACGTCCGCGAGTCGGTGCACGAACTGGCCGACCGGGACGCTCTCGACACCCGCAAGCGCGGCCGTCGCATCGAGATTCGTCGCAAGCGCGCGTACCCCGACTGGGTCCGACGCGTCGTCGCCATCGAGAACAAGCCCGACCTCACCGCGAACGCCGCCCGCGACCTGGCGGGCCAGCTAGAGCGGGACGTGGCGCTGGGGCTGGCCGACGAGGTGTGGGTCGCCACCGAAGCCACGAACGAGCGCGTCGAACCGATACTGCTCGCGGACTTCCCCGCGGCGGCCGGCGTCCTGACGGTCGACCCGGCGGCGGGCACCGCCGAGACCGTCTGGGAGCCCCGCACGCTTCCGGTCGACGGGCCGGGTACCCGGATTCTCGACCGGCCGGAAGACGCCCACAGCGCCGCGCGTTTCGAGTACGCCGACCCCGACTGGAAGGCCGAGAAACGGCGGGCCATCGCCGAACGGGCCTACGCGCGGGGGTGGCGCAGCTACGCCGACACGATGCGACCGGACTGCCGGCACTTCGAGTTGCGGGCCGACGGGACCGGCGTCTCGCCGTACTGTGTGGCCAAAGCGCGGACGCCGACCCAGAGCGAATGTCGGGGGTCCTGTGGCTCGTTCGAGCCCGAGCCGCCGGTCTGGCGGACGAAGGGGTGGCCCATCGAGGGCGGTCCCGGCGCGGCGACCAAGCGACTGCTGGCCCGGCGGCGACGCGAGCGCCGACCCGGGCTGGAGTGA
- a CDS encoding DUF4013 domain-containing protein — MQGESWIGRMLIGGLLVFFAFFIIPIFFFQGYLLRVLGSSVRGDPEPPAWEDWGGLFVDGLKATVVAFVYALVPTIVFLGIGGVLVGIGGAAGDSGGGIIAGFGILTALLFIPVLLLVYYLVPAALANMAVEGSIGAAFDFEMISNVVLSVDYLVAVLMPIVVGVLLNIVSFLLGITIVGYLLVPFITFYGQVAIFRMFGLAFAKQSNKGPQTAASAATGY, encoded by the coding sequence ATGCAAGGAGAGAGCTGGATCGGTCGCATGTTGATCGGCGGTCTGCTGGTGTTTTTCGCCTTCTTTATCATACCGATATTCTTCTTCCAGGGCTACCTGCTCAGGGTTCTGGGTTCGAGCGTCCGCGGCGACCCGGAACCCCCCGCGTGGGAAGACTGGGGCGGGCTCTTCGTAGACGGGCTGAAAGCGACGGTCGTGGCGTTCGTCTACGCACTGGTCCCGACAATCGTGTTCCTCGGTATCGGTGGGGTGCTGGTGGGTATCGGCGGCGCGGCCGGCGACAGCGGCGGTGGCATCATCGCCGGGTTCGGCATCCTGACGGCGCTGCTTTTCATCCCGGTGCTGTTACTCGTCTACTACTTGGTGCCGGCGGCGCTGGCGAACATGGCCGTCGAGGGCTCGATCGGCGCGGCGTTCGACTTCGAGATGATATCGAACGTCGTGCTCTCCGTTGATTACCTCGTCGCTGTCCTGATGCCGATTGTGGTCGGCGTCCTCCTCAACATCGTCAGTTTCTTGTTGGGTATCACTATCGTGGGCTACCTGCTCGTCCCCTTCATCACCTTCTACGGACAGGTGGCCATCTTCCGCATGTTCGGGCTGGCATTCGCCAAGCAGAGCAACAAGGGTCCCCAGACGGCGGCCAGCGCGGCCACCGGCTACTGA
- a CDS encoding NINE protein — protein MPSQRDSDDDPERYCWHCGHPVRATANFCSDCGESQSRRQSREDGRPDKDTAGILALLFGSFGAHKFYLGQSGLGVLYLLFFWTMIPGLLGVVEGLVYLASSEARFERGYVGAERRSPVLGSVQLLIGAAFLLVAVDTATTAGGTLTRTGVEALAYTGIGLCFLPPVRDRIGKRHSLTTVGRSETVRTDRERAVVETCSNCFETFEDGVVRTFGTEYVLFGLSLWFDAEGRNHYCGDCHGPVTDSDADRVRTLAEEHS, from the coding sequence ATGCCGTCCCAACGGGACTCCGACGACGACCCTGAACGGTACTGCTGGCACTGCGGGCACCCGGTCAGAGCCACCGCGAACTTCTGTTCGGACTGCGGTGAATCCCAGTCCCGACGGCAGAGCCGCGAGGACGGGCGTCCGGACAAGGACACCGCCGGCATACTGGCGCTCCTGTTCGGGAGTTTCGGTGCACACAAGTTCTATCTCGGGCAGAGCGGGCTCGGCGTCCTCTATCTGCTCTTCTTCTGGACGATGATACCCGGTCTGCTCGGCGTCGTCGAGGGACTGGTCTATCTGGCCAGTTCCGAGGCGAGATTCGAGCGCGGTTACGTCGGGGCCGAGCGGCGCTCTCCGGTCCTCGGGAGCGTCCAGTTGCTCATCGGTGCGGCCTTCCTGCTGGTGGCCGTCGATACCGCGACCACCGCCGGTGGCACGCTCACGCGGACCGGCGTCGAGGCACTCGCCTACACCGGCATCGGACTGTGTTTCCTCCCGCCGGTCCGCGACCGAATCGGGAAACGACACTCCCTGACGACAGTCGGCCGCAGCGAGACCGTCAGAACGGACCGGGAACGCGCGGTCGTCGAGACGTGTTCGAACTGCTTCGAGACTTTCGAAGACGGCGTCGTGCGGACGTTCGGCACGGAGTACGTCCTGTTCGGGCTGTCACTCTGGTTCGACGCCGAGGGACGGAACCACTACTGCGGTGACTGTCACGGGCCGGTGACCGACTCGGACGCCGACCGGGTTCGCACGCTCGCCGAAGAGCATTCGTAG